The Anaerolineae bacterium genome window below encodes:
- a CDS encoding response regulator → MLLKLSGIRGGVLPNTFIEHVKQALEHLYDFPYLQCHPLAQEIGPAPDRPGETAGQRLRRELIAAIETLNPGPEVPFRAPHARLYNLLHLHYVEGLTIQEAAHELGISLRQAYRDLRRGEESVAMVLWTRRPTTSPPEPRAVQLSSIEAEMARLETHPRPTDVRSLLQRAQNAVERLALQRSVTFQTKIPPEPAIVSTDPTVAQQVLVSLLSHAVQQAQPGALDLTLMISQGDAILLLHYTPERKTSSVPVVDPVTAQLVDRLKWTVRETSEPGGQQTIVLHMATHGPTVLVIDDNEGLVELLERYLTGHGCRVVSAASGREGLELAETIQPDAIVLDIMMPEVDGWEILQTLRTRPQTASVPILVCSVFNDPELAYSLGASLFLPKPVRRDDILAALRQLSVV, encoded by the coding sequence ATGCTTCTTAAACTCTCTGGCATTAGAGGAGGGGTCCTTCCTAATACTTTTATCGAACATGTCAAACAAGCCCTTGAGCATCTCTATGACTTCCCCTACCTCCAATGCCACCCCCTGGCCCAGGAGATCGGCCCCGCGCCAGACCGTCCAGGCGAAACCGCCGGCCAGCGCCTACGTCGAGAGCTCATCGCCGCCATCGAGACCCTGAACCCAGGCCCCGAGGTCCCCTTCCGCGCCCCTCACGCCCGCCTCTACAACCTTCTCCACCTCCACTACGTGGAAGGGCTCACCATCCAAGAGGCCGCCCACGAGTTGGGCATCTCCCTCCGTCAGGCTTACCGCGACCTCCGCCGCGGCGAGGAAAGCGTGGCTATGGTGCTCTGGACGCGTCGCCCCACTACATCTCCCCCGGAGCCCCGAGCAGTCCAACTCTCCTCCATCGAAGCCGAAATGGCGCGCCTGGAGACGCACCCACGTCCCACCGATGTCCGTTCGCTCCTCCAACGTGCTCAAAACGCCGTGGAACGCCTAGCCCTGCAACGAAGCGTGACCTTCCAGACAAAAATCCCACCAGAGCCGGCCATCGTCTCGACGGATCCTACGGTAGCTCAACAGGTGCTGGTTAGCCTCCTCAGCCACGCCGTCCAACAGGCTCAGCCAGGGGCCTTGGATCTGACCTTGATGATCAGCCAGGGAGATGCCATCCTCCTACTGCACTACACGCCAGAGCGGAAGACGTCTAGCGTGCCTGTCGTAGACCCAGTAACCGCGCAGCTAGTAGATCGCCTGAAGTGGACAGTGCGAGAGACGAGCGAACCGGGTGGCCAACAAACAATCGTCCTACATATGGCCACGCATGGCCCCACCGTGCTGGTGATTGACGACAACGAGGGATTGGTAGAGCTGTTGGAGCGGTATCTGACTGGCCACGGCTGTCGCGTGGTGTCGGCCGCCAGCGGCCGCGAAGGGCTAGAATTGGCCGAAACCATCCAGCCTGATGCCATCGTGCTAGACATCATGATGCCCGAGGTAGACGGATGGGAGATCCTCCAGACGCTGCGCACACGTCCACAGACCGCCTCGGTGCCCATTCTCGTCTGCTCCGTCTTCAATGATCCGGAGCTGGCCTACTCCCTAGGGGCTTCGCTCTTCCTGCCCAAGCCGGTGCGTCGGGACGACATCCTGGCCGCGTTGCGTCAGCTCAGCGTGGTATAA
- a CDS encoding Uma2 family endonuclease, whose product MRVLRDELLEMLKEPGIRDDELRRRLWEALLEPASPRRMTYEEFLAWANEDTLAEWVNGEVVITSPAGYRHQDIADFLVSILRSFAETHQLGRVLSAPFQMKLERSGREPDLLFVAREHLDRLKETHLDGPADLVVEVASPESLGRDRGEKFYEYEQAGIPEYWLIDPQREQAEFYQLDERGRYRLVWPDAQGVYRSKVLEGFWLQVAWLWQTPLPTVDEVLLNVGGAAFARQWIERLRQHGFLPSS is encoded by the coding sequence ATGCGTGTGCTCCGAGACGAGTTGCTAGAGATGCTCAAGGAGCCTGGGATCCGGGATGATGAGCTGCGCCGTCGTCTGTGGGAGGCATTGCTGGAGCCCGCTTCGCCGCGCCGGATGACCTACGAGGAGTTCCTGGCCTGGGCCAACGAGGACACCCTAGCCGAATGGGTGAACGGAGAAGTGGTCATCACCAGCCCAGCGGGTTACAGGCATCAAGACATCGCTGATTTCCTCGTGAGTATTCTGCGCTCCTTCGCTGAAACCCACCAACTCGGAAGGGTGCTCAGCGCGCCTTTTCAGATGAAGCTGGAGCGGTCGGGGCGGGAGCCGGACTTATTGTTTGTGGCCCGTGAGCACCTGGATCGGCTCAAGGAGACCCACCTGGATGGCCCCGCCGACCTGGTGGTGGAGGTCGCCTCCCCGGAGAGCCTGGGGCGGGACCGGGGGGAGAAGTTCTACGAGTACGAGCAGGCCGGCATCCCTGAGTACTGGCTGATTGACCCGCAGCGGGAGCAGGCCGAGTTCTACCAACTGGACGAGCGAGGACGCTATCGGCTGGTCTGGCCGGATGCCCAAGGGGTGTATCGCTCAAAAGTGCTAGAGGGCTTCTGGCTCCAAGTCGCCTGGCTGTGGCAAACGCCCCTTCCTACCGTGGACGAGGTGCTATTGAATGTGGGCGGCGCAGCATTCGCCCGCCAGTGGATTGAACGATTGCGCCAACACGGCTTCTTGCCTTCTTCGTGA
- a CDS encoding hybrid sensor histidine kinase/response regulator: MWHRIWTRPLAQEGLTNLEDLRRQLTVRLASLVMGASALGMWLLLPVDPFLQTELALTGAGLALGALAYFLARKHPVLTRHFLIWGLTGELLAAMKVLDVPWLPFWGLPLSFAAAMLIPGSSLGIAGLVGVQAFWLTHIGARAYPLNGLWLTLTLGVALAWLVTRTLYTALQWAFTMQQRADRLLEMVRDRQAELSRALKSVELANIIQRRTQRELAEARRQAEEARRMKEQFAANISHELRTPLNLILGFSELMYLSPEVYGDIQWPPTLRRDIYQIYRASRHLLEMIDDILDLSRFEMVGFTLNKEPTSLEPLLRSAIEIAQDLFRGRPIRLEVEIEPGLPLLEIDRTRIRQVLLNLLNNAQRFTEAGTVRVEAKRAGDEVVVSVSDTGPGIPADQLSRIFDEFYQVDRSLRRAHGGAGLGLAICKRFVEAHDGRIWAESEVGRGSTFSFTLPIPEQYLPISRPHVERPVEVTWPQGRPRILVVDPDPSVAALIRRHLEEWDVVQVDRIEQVAQEVLIHHPRVIIHNVPPGDLRGKAEIALSVPVIECSLPSREWVASDLAVTACLTKPIMAQQLLAEIEKVGNVRRILIVDDERGFCQLVERILEASGQGFEVRHAYDGTEALLMMRGWRPDLLLLDLIMPGVDGFQVLEEIQRDPALRGIPVVLLTVTGYAEDALMQRGSKVVVHRPDGLRLAEVLRCLRALISVLEPRYDERSVPEEICSAA, translated from the coding sequence ATGTGGCACCGGATCTGGACGCGTCCGTTGGCCCAGGAGGGCCTCACCAACCTGGAAGATCTGCGCCGTCAGTTGACAGTTCGCTTGGCGTCGCTGGTTATGGGAGCCAGCGCACTAGGGATGTGGCTGTTACTCCCGGTGGACCCCTTTCTCCAGACCGAACTCGCTTTAACAGGTGCTGGCCTGGCACTGGGAGCGCTCGCCTATTTCCTGGCAAGAAAGCATCCCGTCCTGACACGCCACTTCTTGATCTGGGGGCTCACAGGCGAGCTGTTGGCCGCAATGAAGGTGCTGGATGTCCCATGGCTGCCTTTCTGGGGGTTGCCGTTGAGCTTCGCGGCTGCTATGTTGATCCCAGGCAGCTCGCTAGGGATAGCCGGCCTCGTCGGTGTACAGGCCTTCTGGCTGACCCACATCGGCGCCCGCGCCTATCCTCTGAACGGTCTGTGGTTAACCCTGACGCTGGGAGTGGCGTTGGCCTGGCTGGTCACCCGTACACTCTACACGGCCCTACAATGGGCTTTCACCATGCAGCAGCGAGCTGATCGGCTGCTGGAGATGGTGCGGGATCGTCAGGCCGAGCTCAGCCGGGCGCTCAAGTCGGTGGAGCTGGCCAACATCATCCAACGCCGCACTCAGCGGGAGCTAGCTGAGGCCCGTCGCCAGGCGGAAGAGGCGCGCCGCATGAAGGAACAGTTCGCCGCCAACATCAGCCACGAACTGCGCACCCCGCTCAATCTGATTCTGGGTTTCAGTGAGCTGATGTACCTCTCACCGGAGGTATATGGCGACATCCAATGGCCGCCTACATTGCGCCGCGACATATACCAGATCTACCGCGCTAGCCGCCACCTGCTGGAAATGATTGACGACATCCTAGACCTCTCTCGCTTTGAGATGGTCGGCTTCACCCTTAACAAGGAGCCTACATCGCTCGAGCCGCTGCTACGAAGTGCCATTGAGATCGCCCAGGACCTCTTCCGGGGACGTCCTATCCGCCTCGAGGTGGAAATCGAACCAGGTTTGCCGCTATTGGAGATCGACCGCACCCGCATCCGCCAAGTGTTGCTGAATCTGCTCAACAACGCCCAACGCTTCACCGAGGCTGGCACGGTGCGTGTGGAAGCAAAACGGGCGGGCGATGAGGTGGTGGTCAGCGTCAGCGATACCGGCCCTGGCATCCCAGCCGATCAGTTGTCTCGCATCTTCGATGAGTTTTACCAGGTGGATCGCTCGCTGCGCCGCGCCCACGGGGGAGCCGGCCTGGGCCTAGCTATCTGCAAACGCTTCGTCGAGGCCCACGACGGCCGCATCTGGGCGGAGAGCGAGGTGGGGCGGGGCTCAACTTTCTCCTTTACCTTACCCATCCCTGAGCAGTATCTCCCCATCTCACGGCCGCATGTGGAGCGCCCAGTGGAGGTGACGTGGCCTCAGGGCCGGCCACGGATCTTAGTGGTGGACCCCGATCCATCGGTGGCGGCTCTGATCCGTCGTCACCTAGAGGAGTGGGATGTCGTGCAGGTGGATCGGATAGAGCAGGTGGCTCAGGAAGTCCTGATCCATCATCCACGGGTGATCATCCACAATGTGCCGCCGGGAGATCTGCGCGGGAAAGCCGAAATCGCCCTGTCTGTGCCCGTCATCGAGTGCTCGCTGCCCAGCCGAGAGTGGGTGGCCAGCGATCTAGCGGTCACAGCTTGCCTGACCAAGCCGATTATGGCTCAACAGCTTCTCGCCGAGATCGAGAAAGTGGGGAATGTTCGCCGCATTTTGATCGTGGACGACGAGCGGGGGTTCTGTCAGTTAGTCGAGCGAATACTGGAGGCAAGCGGACAGGGGTTCGAAGTGCGCCATGCGTACGATGGGACTGAGGCCCTGCTGATGATGCGGGGATGGCGGCCTGATCTGCTCTTGCTGGACCTGATCATGCCAGGGGTGGACGGCTTCCAAGTCTTAGAGGAAATACAGCGCGATCCGGCATTGCGCGGGATCCCGGTGGTACTGCTGACCGTCACCGGGTATGCCGAGGACGCGTTAATGCAGCGAGGTAGCAAGGTGGTAGTCCATCGGCCCGACGGGCTGCGATTGGCGGAAGTGCTGCGGTGTCTACGGGCGCTGATCAGCGTACTGGAGCCACGCTACGACGAGCGATCGGTGCCGGAGGAAATCTGCTCTGCCGCCTGA
- a CDS encoding serine hydroxymethyltransferase — translation MPDPRAVLQMEDPEVFALIEDERRRQTDGIELIASENYVSPAVLAATGSVLTNKYAEGLPGRRYYGGCEFIDEIEQLAIERAKRLFGAEHVNVQPHAGAQANLAAYLALLEPGDTVLAMKLDHGGHLTHGSRLNASGQLYRFIHYGVHPETEQLDYDDIERLAREHRPKLIVAGASAYPRTIDFPRLRQIADAVGARLMVDMAHIAGLVAAGLHPSPIPYADVVTTTTHKTLRGPRGGMILCTAELAKAIDRAVFPGTQGGPLEHVIAAKAVALGEALRPEFRAYQQAVLDNMQALAAELTAQGLRLVSGGTDNHLALVDLTPAGVTGRQAELVLDRVGIHVNKNMIPYDPRPPLVSSGIRVGSPACTTRGFGIEEFRQVGRWIGEALHHIDDEEVLRRIAEEVRSLARRFPVPA, via the coding sequence ATGCCCGATCCCAGGGCTGTGCTGCAAATGGAAGATCCCGAGGTGTTTGCGCTCATCGAGGATGAGCGTCGTCGGCAGACGGATGGGATCGAGTTGATCGCCAGCGAGAACTATGTCAGCCCGGCTGTGCTGGCAGCGACCGGTTCGGTGTTGACCAACAAGTATGCCGAAGGGCTCCCAGGACGCCGTTATTACGGTGGCTGCGAGTTCATAGACGAGATTGAGCAGCTTGCCATTGAGCGCGCCAAGCGGCTTTTCGGCGCAGAGCATGTCAACGTGCAACCCCATGCCGGCGCGCAGGCCAATCTGGCAGCTTATCTGGCACTGCTAGAGCCTGGCGATACGGTACTAGCGATGAAACTAGATCATGGTGGCCATCTCACCCATGGCTCCCGGTTGAATGCGTCAGGCCAGCTCTATCGTTTCATCCACTATGGCGTCCATCCGGAGACCGAGCAGCTCGATTATGATGACATTGAACGCCTGGCTCGTGAACATCGGCCCAAGCTGATCGTGGCCGGCGCCAGTGCCTATCCGCGCACGATAGATTTCCCTCGCCTTCGCCAGATCGCCGACGCAGTGGGGGCGCGTCTCATGGTGGACATGGCGCACATCGCCGGCCTGGTCGCAGCTGGGCTCCACCCGAGCCCCATCCCCTACGCAGATGTGGTGACCACCACCACTCACAAGACGTTGCGCGGCCCACGCGGGGGCATGATCCTGTGCACGGCCGAGCTGGCTAAGGCGATTGATCGCGCTGTGTTTCCCGGCACGCAAGGCGGGCCACTGGAGCACGTGATTGCGGCCAAAGCTGTCGCCCTGGGCGAGGCGCTGCGCCCCGAATTTCGGGCTTATCAACAGGCCGTGTTAGATAACATGCAAGCGCTGGCGGCAGAGCTCACGGCGCAGGGGCTGCGCCTGGTGTCAGGCGGGACGGATAACCACCTGGCGCTGGTGGATTTGACGCCAGCGGGAGTCACAGGCAGGCAGGCTGAGCTCGTCCTGGATCGGGTGGGCATTCACGTCAATAAAAACATGATCCCGTATGACCCGCGCCCACCATTGGTGTCCAGCGGAATCCGGGTGGGCTCGCCAGCATGTACCACGCGCGGGTTTGGCATCGAGGAGTTTCGGCAGGTAGGGCGGTGGATCGGAGAGGCGCTCCACCATATAGACGATGAAGAAGTGCTCCGCCGGATAGCCGAGGAAGTGCGCTCGCTAGCGCGACGTTTCCCGGTGCCGGCTTGA
- a CDS encoding DUF1015 domain-containing protein: MLAPFRGWRFAVPATENLISRLSPPYDVISAEQRQALMRLHPHNIVQIDLPDETMGLERYTRAAERFRQWQREGILIQEAAPALYVLEQCFRLPGGPQLTRTGLIGRLRLVPWGEGVLPHERTFPHAKADRLALLMATRAEFNPVFLLYSDPLGEVLAPLLAARPATPSAVAEEPEITHRLWVITDVEAIAQACAAMAERILYVADGHHRYETALAYQRQEMGEDGDSSEAPYNYVLIYAVAMEDPGLTILPTHRCLHDVPGFDPDRLLRELERHFELIHFAVEADLLTEMGRATRAHRVLGLVLADRPGGYLLRLRSNAATLSLLFAQDHPAVADWDVTALQTLVLGPILGIGRESHEQYPFIDFEPDAQRALAGVRHGRYQAVFLVTPPRLSQLRAVAEAGQVAPPKATFFYPKLPSGLVIYDLEHP, translated from the coding sequence ATGTTGGCCCCTTTCCGTGGTTGGCGTTTTGCCGTGCCTGCTACGGAGAACTTGATATCGCGCTTATCCCCCCCTTATGACGTGATCTCAGCCGAACAGCGGCAGGCTCTGATGCGGCTTCACCCTCACAATATCGTGCAGATTGACTTGCCTGATGAGACAATGGGTCTGGAGCGATATACGCGAGCGGCTGAGCGATTCCGGCAATGGCAGCGAGAGGGGATCCTCATCCAGGAAGCGGCGCCGGCGCTGTATGTGCTAGAGCAGTGCTTTCGATTGCCAGGGGGGCCACAGCTCACGCGCACGGGGCTGATCGGCCGGTTGCGCCTGGTCCCTTGGGGCGAAGGGGTGCTGCCCCATGAGCGAACCTTCCCCCACGCCAAAGCGGATAGGCTGGCGCTGTTGATGGCAACCCGTGCTGAGTTTAACCCTGTCTTCCTGCTCTACAGCGATCCGTTGGGAGAGGTGTTGGCTCCTCTGTTGGCCGCGCGGCCTGCAACCCCTAGCGCCGTCGCTGAGGAGCCTGAGATCACCCATCGCCTATGGGTGATCACCGATGTCGAGGCCATCGCGCAAGCCTGTGCGGCGATGGCTGAGCGCATACTTTATGTAGCCGATGGCCATCATCGCTATGAGACAGCGCTGGCATACCAGCGTCAGGAGATGGGCGAGGACGGCGATTCCAGTGAGGCACCATATAACTACGTCCTAATCTACGCGGTAGCCATGGAAGATCCCGGGCTGACCATTCTGCCCACCCATCGCTGTCTACATGATGTGCCGGGATTCGACCCCGATCGGCTGCTCCGGGAGTTGGAACGCCACTTCGAGCTCATTCACTTTGCCGTAGAGGCTGATCTGCTGACGGAGATGGGCAGGGCGACGCGTGCCCATCGCGTCCTCGGCCTGGTCTTGGCCGATCGGCCGGGCGGCTACCTGTTGCGTCTGCGGTCCAACGCGGCTACCTTGAGCCTCCTGTTCGCACAGGATCATCCGGCCGTGGCTGATTGGGATGTGACCGCGTTACAAACGCTGGTGCTGGGGCCGATCTTGGGAATCGGACGGGAAAGCCATGAACAATATCCATTCATTGACTTCGAGCCCGATGCCCAGCGGGCCCTCGCCGGTGTGCGCCATGGGCGCTATCAGGCTGTCTTCTTGGTCACCCCGCCGCGTCTTAGCCAATTGCGGGCCGTGGCTGAGGCAGGACAAGTGGCTCCTCCCAAGGCTACCTTTTTCTATCCGAAGTTGCCTTCTGGCCTAGTCATTTACGACCTGGAACATCCCTAA
- the asd gene encoding aspartate-semialdehyde dehydrogenase, with protein sequence MEKIRVGILGATGAVGQRFVQLLVGHPWFEITVLAASERSAGKRYADACRWILRGDMPEAVRDMVLEYGAPGLACDLVFSALPANIAREVEPPFAEAGYAVCSNASAYRMEPDIPLLIPEVNPDHTALIEVQRRRRGWRGFIVTNPNCTTTHLVSALKPLHDAFGLEKVFMVSMQAISGAGYPGVPSLDILDNVIPYISGEEEKVESEPRKLLGRLAGDHVEMASFQVSAHCNRVAVRNGHTECVSIALQRRASRDDIIEALRSFQGLPQKLGLPHAPQPPILIREEIDRPQPRVDRLAGSVPGMATVVGRIRPCPLLDWKFVVLGHNTIRGAAGGALLNAELLVAQGWIVPQMTAERAKAHV encoded by the coding sequence ATGGAAAAGATCCGTGTGGGCATTCTGGGTGCAACGGGAGCTGTCGGACAACGCTTCGTGCAGTTGCTCGTCGGACATCCCTGGTTCGAGATCACCGTGCTGGCTGCATCGGAGCGCTCGGCGGGCAAGCGATATGCGGATGCTTGCCGCTGGATCTTGCGCGGCGATATGCCAGAGGCGGTGCGCGACATGGTGTTGGAGTATGGTGCTCCAGGGCTGGCATGTGATCTCGTTTTTTCGGCTCTGCCGGCTAACATCGCTCGTGAGGTGGAGCCGCCTTTCGCCGAGGCAGGATATGCCGTCTGTTCCAACGCTTCTGCTTATCGGATGGAGCCAGACATCCCTCTGCTCATCCCGGAAGTCAATCCCGATCATACGGCCTTGATCGAGGTGCAGCGTCGCCGTCGCGGCTGGCGCGGCTTCATCGTTACCAATCCAAACTGCACCACCACCCATCTGGTGAGCGCGCTCAAGCCATTGCACGATGCGTTCGGTCTGGAAAAGGTGTTTATGGTGAGTATGCAGGCCATCTCGGGGGCAGGATACCCTGGCGTCCCCTCGCTGGACATTCTGGATAATGTGATCCCCTACATCAGCGGTGAAGAGGAGAAAGTCGAGAGCGAGCCGCGCAAGCTATTGGGCCGTCTGGCCGGCGACCACGTGGAGATGGCTTCGTTCCAAGTCAGCGCGCATTGCAACCGCGTGGCCGTGCGCAATGGACACACCGAATGCGTCTCCATCGCGCTGCAGCGCCGGGCCAGCCGGGATGATATCATCGAGGCGCTGCGGTCGTTCCAGGGGCTGCCCCAGAAGCTGGGATTACCCCATGCGCCTCAGCCGCCAATTCTCATCCGTGAAGAGATAGACCGGCCACAGCCCCGTGTGGATCGGCTAGCGGGCAGTGTGCCAGGCATGGCGACGGTGGTGGGGCGCATTCGCCCCTGTCCCTTGCTGGACTGGAAGTTTGTAGTGTTGGGACATAATACGATCCGAGGCGCCGCTGGCGGCGCGCTTCTGAACGCCGAGCTATTGGTAGCCCAAGGTTGGATTGTCCCCCAAATGACAGCAGAGCGAGCGAAGGCGCATGTCTAG
- a CDS encoding homoserine dehydrogenase yields the protein MAAAHIVPLIVLGVGGVGRALLRQMIANRRLHTERYGVHLSIVALADSQGAVVEPNGLSDETLQLIEQHKAQGTPLAETPYGYYASDARAIVDVAGRDRAIVVDCTATEAVIPALEMALDRGYGVVLANKKPLTGPMALFRRLTASGRLRHEATVGAGTPIIATLEALLRSGDEVKRIAGALSGTLGFLMTQLESGCPFSVAVHQAHEMGYTEPDPRDDLSGLDVARKALILARMLDWDLELADVAVEPLFPPSLASGTVDEFLAGLRAFDAELADRMQFTQGKGQTLRYVAEVAGGRCVVGLCPVSVDSPLGRLRGSDNLAEFHTRWYTPDPLVLQGRGAGVEATAAGVLSDIVALARCMR from the coding sequence GTGGCCGCGGCGCATATCGTACCTCTCATCGTCCTAGGCGTCGGCGGGGTGGGCCGGGCGTTGTTGCGACAAATGATCGCCAACCGTCGGCTGCACACGGAACGGTACGGGGTACATCTGTCCATTGTGGCGTTGGCCGATAGCCAAGGGGCTGTGGTCGAGCCAAATGGCCTGAGCGATGAGACGCTGCAGCTCATCGAACAGCACAAAGCACAAGGCACGCCGCTGGCGGAGACGCCATATGGGTATTACGCCTCCGACGCTCGCGCGATCGTGGACGTGGCAGGCCGCGACCGGGCGATCGTGGTGGATTGCACGGCGACCGAGGCGGTGATACCGGCGTTGGAGATGGCGCTGGATCGCGGCTATGGCGTGGTGCTGGCCAACAAGAAGCCGCTGACGGGGCCAATGGCCTTATTTCGCCGGCTGACTGCGTCGGGACGGCTGCGACATGAGGCCACCGTCGGGGCGGGGACGCCAATCATCGCCACCCTAGAGGCTCTTCTCCGCAGCGGCGACGAGGTGAAGCGTATCGCCGGGGCGCTCTCTGGCACGCTGGGTTTTCTGATGACTCAGCTGGAGTCAGGATGCCCGTTTTCGGTGGCGGTGCATCAGGCGCACGAGATGGGATATACCGAACCGGATCCGCGCGATGATCTGAGCGGGCTGGATGTCGCCCGAAAGGCTTTGATCTTGGCGCGTATGCTAGACTGGGATCTGGAATTAGCAGACGTAGCGGTAGAGCCGCTGTTCCCACCATCCCTGGCATCGGGGACGGTAGACGAGTTTCTGGCCGGGTTGCGTGCGTTCGACGCGGAATTAGCCGATCGGATGCAATTCACCCAAGGGAAAGGGCAGACCCTGCGTTATGTGGCAGAAGTCGCCGGAGGACGCTGCGTGGTTGGCCTGTGCCCTGTCTCGGTGGACAGCCCGCTGGGCCGGCTGCGAGGCAGCGATAACCTAGCCGAGTTCCACACGCGATGGTATACGCCAGATCCGCTCGTGCTGCAGGGACGAGGAGCTGGGGTGGAAGCCACGGCCGCAGGGGTGTTATCGGATATTGTGGCCTTAGCTCGGTGTATGAGGTAA
- a CDS encoding aspartate kinase, protein MRVLKFGGTSVGNADAFARVASIIERARAQDPQTVVVTSAMSGVTNSLIAAAKAAAEGNEQVYRDVRSELLARHQMVAGQLVPDGVARAALGRLFEEKLATFEQLCHSIAVLGELTARGLDVVSSLGERLAAPLLAAVLNARGIPAEPVDASEFIVTDDHFGSANPLMEPTRQRTRERLLPLIEQGVVPVVTGFIGATQNGITTTLGRGGSDYSAAIVGACLDAERVEIWTDVDGVLTADPRIVPTARTLPQLSYAEAAELAYFGAKVLHPKTILPAVEQDIPIYVLNTFNPDHPGTRIVRKADNTGHVVKAITAIKGLTLVTVEGRGMIGVPGIAARTFQAVASVGANVLMISQSSSEQSICFVIPQADTARVLEALRQAMAYELERRLIDSIHGEDGIVIVAVVGSAMKGTPGIAAKVFGALGDAGINVIAIAQGSSEANISLVVAQGDSDEAVRRIHAAFGLDKG, encoded by the coding sequence ATGCGAGTTTTGAAATTCGGTGGGACGTCCGTTGGGAACGCCGATGCCTTCGCCCGCGTTGCCAGCATCATCGAACGGGCGCGCGCTCAGGACCCACAAACGGTGGTGGTGACCTCAGCGATGAGTGGCGTTACGAATTCCCTGATCGCGGCCGCCAAGGCCGCCGCCGAGGGGAACGAGCAGGTGTATCGGGATGTGCGCTCGGAGTTGCTGGCTAGGCATCAAATGGTGGCCGGCCAGCTCGTGCCCGATGGCGTGGCTCGCGCCGCGCTAGGACGGCTGTTCGAAGAGAAGCTGGCAACCTTCGAGCAGCTCTGCCACAGCATCGCCGTCCTGGGCGAGTTGACGGCGCGTGGCCTGGACGTGGTCTCTAGCCTGGGCGAACGCCTGGCCGCCCCCTTGCTGGCTGCCGTGTTGAATGCCCGCGGCATCCCAGCCGAACCTGTAGATGCCAGCGAGTTCATCGTCACCGATGATCATTTCGGCAGCGCGAACCCCCTGATGGAACCTACACGCCAACGCACGCGTGAGCGGCTTCTGCCCCTCATTGAGCAAGGCGTGGTGCCGGTGGTCACGGGCTTTATCGGAGCGACCCAAAACGGGATCACCACCACGTTGGGGCGCGGCGGCTCTGACTACTCGGCGGCTATCGTCGGAGCTTGTTTGGACGCCGAGCGTGTGGAGATCTGGACGGATGTGGACGGGGTACTCACCGCCGACCCGCGCATCGTCCCCACAGCGCGTACGTTGCCCCAGCTCTCCTATGCCGAGGCGGCTGAGCTAGCCTACTTCGGCGCGAAGGTGCTGCACCCTAAGACGATCTTGCCAGCTGTCGAACAGGACATCCCGATTTACGTGCTCAACACGTTCAATCCCGACCACCCGGGCACCCGCATCGTGCGCAAGGCTGACAACACAGGGCACGTCGTCAAGGCGATCACCGCTATCAAGGGGCTGACTTTGGTGACGGTAGAGGGACGGGGCATGATCGGCGTCCCTGGCATCGCTGCGCGCACCTTCCAAGCGGTGGCGAGCGTCGGCGCCAACGTTTTGATGATCTCGCAGTCCTCCTCGGAGCAGAGCATCTGCTTTGTGATCCCCCAGGCAGATACTGCACGTGTCCTTGAAGCGCTGCGTCAGGCGATGGCCTATGAGCTAGAGCGCCGGCTCATTGACTCCATTCACGGCGAGGACGGCATCGTTATCGTAGCTGTGGTAGGCTCGGCCATGAAGGGCACGCCGGGGATCGCTGCCAAGGTCTTCGGTGCGCTGGGGGATGCCGGCATCAACGTCATCGCCATCGCCCAAGGGTCTTCAGAGGCGAACATCTCGCTGGTCGTTGCTCAGGGAGACAGCGATGAAGCTGTGCGCCGCATCCATGCCGCGTTCGGACTTGACAAGGGATGA
- the metW gene encoding methionine biosynthesis protein MetW: MAEPLRPDLQAIAELVPVGARVLDLGCGDGTLLRYLIDHKQVHGRGIELSEAGVRTCVARGLSVVQGDLDEGLADYPDGQFDVVILSQTLPYLDAPALILHEMLRVGRQGIVSFPNWGHWRCRLSLLLTGRMPVAPALPQPWYASPRVRPLTVRDFGDFCRAEGIHIKHQVYLNDWGRVSPWRKWKNLLATVAIMVIEKNSSIQGR, from the coding sequence GTGGCTGAGCCTTTGCGCCCCGATCTGCAAGCCATCGCCGAGCTGGTGCCGGTAGGAGCCCGCGTGCTCGACCTGGGATGCGGGGACGGCACGCTCCTACGCTATCTGATTGACCACAAACAAGTGCATGGCCGTGGGATTGAGCTGTCCGAAGCAGGAGTACGCACCTGCGTGGCCCGCGGCCTTTCCGTTGTCCAAGGGGACCTAGACGAAGGGCTGGCCGATTATCCGGATGGCCAGTTCGATGTCGTCATCCTCAGCCAGACTTTGCCCTATCTCGATGCCCCGGCGCTGATCCTGCATGAGATGCTGCGCGTTGGCCGGCAGGGGATCGTCAGTTTCCCCAACTGGGGGCATTGGCGGTGTCGGCTGAGCTTGCTTCTCACCGGCCGGATGCCTGTCGCGCCGGCGCTACCGCAGCCGTGGTATGCTTCGCCGCGCGTGCGCCCGCTCACCGTGCGCGACTTCGGCGACTTCTGTCGCGCCGAGGGCATTCACATTAAGCATCAGGTCTACCTCAACGATTGGGGGCGGGTATCGCCCTGGCGAAAATGGAAGAACCTGTTAGCCACTGTTGCGATCATGGTGATCGAGAAAAACAGTTCCATACAGGGAAGATAA